The following proteins are co-located in the Halarcobacter sp. genome:
- a CDS encoding mechanosensitive ion channel domain-containing protein translates to MDSVQTVSDMIGLYALNIAIAIVIFIIGKWVAKKVADFAKKMMLRNEKVDKTLANFLDDIIYYILMVIVILTALKQLGVDTTSFFAILGAAGLAIGLALKDSLGNFASGVMIIMFRPFKVGDFVNAGGVSGTVEEVSIFNTIIITPDNQKIIVPNGAITGGSITNVNAKPERRVDLVVGISYDDDIKKAKDLLKGIVEADERVLQDKGITVAVSELADSSVNFVVRAWVKTPDYWGVKFDLTENVKTTFDKEGITIPYPQQDVHHYNND, encoded by the coding sequence ATGGACAGTGTACAAACAGTTTCTGATATGATTGGTCTTTATGCATTAAATATTGCAATTGCTATTGTTATATTTATAATAGGTAAGTGGGTAGCAAAAAAAGTTGCTGATTTTGCTAAAAAAATGATGTTAAGAAATGAAAAAGTAGATAAAACATTAGCTAATTTTTTAGATGATATTATTTACTATATTTTAATGGTTATTGTAATCTTAACAGCTTTAAAACAATTAGGTGTAGATACTACTTCATTTTTTGCAATTTTAGGTGCAGCTGGTTTAGCTATTGGTTTAGCCCTAAAAGATTCTTTAGGAAACTTTGCATCAGGTGTAATGATTATTATGTTTAGACCTTTTAAAGTTGGAGATTTTGTAAATGCTGGTGGTGTATCAGGTACAGTTGAAGAGGTATCAATTTTTAATACTATTATAATTACACCAGATAATCAAAAGATTATTGTACCAAATGGAGCTATAACAGGTGGTTCTATTACAAATGTAAATGCAAAACCTGAAAGAAGAGTTGATTTGGTTGTAGGTATCTCTTATGATGATGATATTAAAAAAGCTAAAGATTTATTAAAGGGAATTGTAGAAGCTGATGAAAGAGTACTTCAAGATAAAGGTATTACAGTTGCAGTTTCTGAATTAGCAGATTCATCTGTAAATTTTGTTGTTAGAGCTTGGGTTAAAACTCCAGATTATTGGGGTGTAAAATTTGATTTAACAGAAAATGTAAAAACTACTTTTGATAAAGAGGGAATCACTATTCCTTATCCACAACAGGATGTTCATCACTACAACAACGATTAA
- a CDS encoding HD domain-containing protein, producing MPILVGGCVRDHLLNIPSKDFDIELYNTTSLTSVENCLKKYGNVKEVGKSFGVLLLSTPQYSFDFALARKENKIEDGHKGFEVITSSSLTYEEAALRRDFTINSIGYNFFEKEFLDPYRGIADLKNKIIKHIKDETFVEDALRVYRAIQFASRFDFEIDPNTKKLCKNMAKTEEFKTLPKERVFEELKKLFLKSSKPSKGMSILKEFGILKYFPELEVLVGCIQDEEYHPEGDVWVHTLMTLDEMVKLKTGDEYRDLYLFYALLCHDLGKPFCTKEIDGKITSHKHEALGVEPTQTFLNRITNEKRFIEKVIPLVKNHLAPFQLYKAESSTKAVKRLSLRCNIEDLCIVCLADCKGRTIPDKKKCDDAISWVLEKAREMNISEEGLKPLIQGRDLINLGLKPSKEFKDILDFALNLQIDYNLDKENILEKIKEEYVK from the coding sequence TTGCCAATACTTGTAGGTGGTTGTGTTAGAGACCACTTATTAAATATACCATCAAAAGATTTTGATATTGAGCTTTATAATACCACTTCTTTAACTAGTGTAGAGAACTGTCTTAAAAAATATGGAAATGTAAAAGAGGTTGGAAAATCTTTTGGAGTATTACTTCTATCAACACCTCAATATAGTTTTGATTTTGCATTAGCTAGAAAAGAGAACAAAATTGAAGATGGACATAAAGGTTTTGAAGTAATTACTTCCTCTTCATTAACTTATGAAGAAGCTGCTTTAAGAAGAGATTTTACTATTAATTCTATTGGATATAATTTTTTTGAAAAAGAATTTTTAGATCCATATAGGGGAATAGCTGATCTGAAAAATAAGATTATTAAACACATAAAAGATGAAACTTTTGTTGAAGATGCCTTAAGAGTTTACAGAGCTATACAATTTGCTTCTAGATTTGATTTTGAGATTGATCCAAATACAAAAAAACTTTGTAAAAATATGGCTAAAACAGAAGAATTTAAAACTTTGCCAAAAGAGAGAGTTTTTGAAGAGTTAAAAAAACTTTTTTTAAAATCTTCAAAACCTTCAAAAGGGATGAGTATTTTAAAAGAGTTTGGGATACTTAAATATTTTCCTGAATTAGAGGTTTTAGTAGGGTGTATACAAGACGAAGAATATCATCCTGAAGGGGATGTTTGGGTACATACCTTAATGACTCTTGATGAAATGGTTAAACTTAAAACAGGTGATGAATATAGAGATTTATATCTGTTTTATGCCTTGCTTTGTCATGATTTGGGAAAACCATTTTGTACAAAAGAGATAGATGGAAAAATCACATCTCATAAACATGAAGCTTTAGGAGTTGAACCTACACAAACTTTTTTAAATAGAATAACAAATGAAAAAAGATTTATAGAAAAAGTTATCCCTTTGGTTAAAAATCACTTGGCACCATTTCAATTATATAAAGCAGAATCCTCAACAAAAGCAGTAAAAAGATTATCTTTAAGATGCAATATTGAAGATTTATGTATAGTTTGTTTGGCTGATTGCAAGGGACGAACAATCCCTGATAAGAAAAAATGTGATGATGCTATATCTTGGGTTTTAGAAAAAGCAAGAGAGATGAATATCTCAGAAGAAGGATTAAAGCCTCTTATTCAAGGAAGAGATTTAATAAATTTAGGTTTAAAGCCTTCAAAAGAGTTTAAAGATATTTTAGATTTTGCTTTAAATCTTCAAATTGATTATAATTTAGATAAAGAAAATATTTTAGAAAAGATAAAAGAAGAATATGTAAAATAA